The following proteins are co-located in the Dromiciops gliroides isolate mDroGli1 chromosome 2, mDroGli1.pri, whole genome shotgun sequence genome:
- the LOC122744379 gene encoding ubiquitin-conjugating enzyme E2 C-like, with product MTLMMSGDKGISAFPESDNIFKWVGTIHGTAGTVYEDLRYKLSLEFPSGYPYNAPTVKFVTPCYHPNMDTQGNICLDILKDKWSALYDVRTILQSIQSLLGEPNIDSPLNTHAAEVWTNTTAFKKYLLETYMKQVTSQEP from the coding sequence ATGACCCTAATGATGTCTGGAGACAAAGGAATTTCTGCCTTCCCAGAGTCTGACAATATCTTCAAATGGGTTGGGACCATCCATGGGACTGCTGGGACAGTATATGAAGACCTGAGGTACAAGCTCTCCCTGGAGTTCCCCAGCGGCTACCCATATAATGCTCCCACTGTGAAATTTGTCACACCTTGTTACCATCCTAATATGGATACCCAAGGCAATATCTGTTTGGACATCCTCAAGGACAAGTGGTCAGCTCTGTATGATGTCAGGACCATTCTACAATCTATCCAGAGCCTACTGGGAGAACCCAACATTGACAGCCCATTGAACACACATGCTGCTGAAGTTTGGACAAACACCACAGCCTTTAAAAAGTACCTGCTGGAAACCTACATGAAGCAGGTGACTAGCCAGGAGCCCTGA